In Armatimonadota bacterium, the sequence GCCAAGATGCCTCCGAAGAAGAAAGACGTCGACATTCCAAAGGTCGGCAAGAACGGCAAAATCAACCCGTAAGGGTTGCTCATTCGAACCCAGACGGAATCGCTACTGGGCGATCTCTCTGGGTTCGAGCCATTTACGGCCCACGGCCATGATGTGGGCTGACATTCCCAACAGCGACGGCTGTTGTTCGATCTCACGCAGATGCCCCATCAACTTCTCGTTGAGTGGTGATTCCGCCAACTCGGCGTAGTTGGGCATCAGCCAGGCAGGGCCTTCGATGCCATGAAGCGAAATATCCAAGAATCCTGCGTGCTGAAGCTCTCCTTTCAGCTCGTTTGGCTCGTGAAACTTGGTCGTCGTAAAGTAGTCGGGGTGCCCCGTCGGGTTCCGATGCTGGCCATCGACTAAGTCCAGGTCGACAATGGTCTGAAAATTCGGATCGTCAATGAGGCCCCGGAAATACCCATCGAACAGCGAGGCGAAGCGGGAAATGCCCACGGCGAAGATTCGTCCACCCGGCTTTAGAACTCGGCTCGCCTCTTCCAGCGCCTGAATGCGGTCTCGCCGCTCCGTCAGGTGGTACAGTGGGCCAAACAGAAGAACCATGTCGAACGACTCATCGCCAAATCGGGTTCCACGGGCGTCGCCCACCGAAATCGAAGCCAGGGTGTAGCTCTGCACCAGCTTCTTGGCCACCTCGATGTGCGATTCCATCGCATCAACTAGGTGAACTTCATAGCCTAGGTTGGCCAACCAAAACGAATAGTGTCCGGTTCCGCCACCGAGGTCGAGCACTTTGGCTGGCGGCTGAAACAGATGCCGAAGAAGAATGTCTTTGGATCGCTCGAATTCCAACTTGCCGTGGGGCGTCAGGAGCCGTCCGTGCTCCTTGCCCTCGAGATAATGCTCGATCGCTTCTTGGGTGAGGCTGTCCATTCTCAATTATAGCTTTGGCTATATGAGCAGGATTTGAAGGTGGTCCTAGACAACTTCTTCTAAGATCCAGGTCCGAGAACGTTCTCAATACGTTGAAGATTGGGATTTATGTCAACGCCAAACTCTTGGGCCACCTTTGCCGGATCGCTTTTTGGGATCGAGATCGTCGCCTCAGGCAAGTCGCCGCGGAGCATCATCGCACCAGCCGAAAAGCAGATGTCCACCTCCACCCGCTTCTGTCCTTTCGTCGCAAAGACGAAATGCCGCGGGTCTGAGCACGAGTTGGCGCCTTGGCGAGAAGCCTTCAATGACTGTAGAAAGGCCACAACCCGTGATCGATTGACCGATGGCACTTCTAGTCGGCTTTCGGCCCGCATCGCCCCATACACCGCCCGCTGCCGATCAGACATGGTCGGAGAAAGCGACTGCTGACCGTCAATATTCGAAGCGCCCTGCCACGGATCAGTGGTCGCATAGAGCTCGACCCTATCCGCCCGTGCAATGAAGTCGAGGTATCGGTCGAAGCGTCCGTCTGGAGTCCAGAGGTAATACTGGCGGTAGGCAACGAAAGCCACGATGCCAATGATTCCGGCGGTAAAGGCCCACCGAATGTGATAGCCCCTCACTATCGCCATGGTCTACTTGCTTCGACTATGGGCTTCTCGCTAGGTTCCACCAAAGCGAAGTTTTCCGACTTGGACAAAAGTCTCACGCATTGGGTGAGAACGACCTCACGACCTGCCGATTATACTTATCACCGTGTCGAGTTCGTTAGCAAATCGTTTCATCACCTTTTCGAACGAGTGCGAAGGTTCCAGCGAGCTTTACCAAAACCTTTCGGTGCGTATCGCCCAGGACGAAGACATGCTTGGCCTGGCGGCGACCAGTCGCGAGGGGCAACCCGAGCCCAATATGCTTTTCGGCGCCGTACAGTACATGTTACTGACCGGCAAGACCAATCCGCTCAGCCGATATTTTCCCAGCATCACCATGACTCCCGAGAGCCCGGATATGGCCTTTCCGGCCTTTCGAAAATTTGCTCTCCAGCATCAAGGTGAAATTGAAGACTTGCTCGGTTCAAAGCTGGTTCAGACCAACGAGGTTCAGCGCTCGGCTTACATCTTTCCGGCCATCGTCACTACCCATCGCCTCTTCGGCGATCGACCGATCTCGATGATCGAAATTGGCGCGAGTGCCGGTTTCAATCTGCTTTGGGACCAATACAGCTACCAGTACGACGAAGACGAACCCGTTGGTCTGCTCGCTTCAAGCCTTAAAGTGACGAGCTCTTTCCAGGGCGATAAGCGCCCGGACCTAAGCGGTGGATTTCCGACCATCAATTCTCGGGTTGGCATCGACCTCAACCCCGTCGATCTGTTGGACAAGGACCAGATCACATGGCTTCAGGCCTTGATCTGGCCTGAGCATTTCGAGCGACGCGCCCGCTTTGCCAAGGCGGCGCGAATTGCGATGGTCAACCCGGTCAATGTGATTCAAGGAGACGCGGTAGAACTCCTGCCCGGTCAACTCGCTGAGATTCCGGCGACCGACGTTGCCTACGTTTACCACACCCACGTGGCTAACCAGATGAGCCTTGAACAGCGGACCAAGCTGTTCGAGACCATCGACGAGTTCGGCAAGAAGCAGGACATCGTTCACTTGTACAACAACGTTGAGCCGCACTTCCATGCGACTATTTATCGCAACGGCGAGCGCATTGACCGTCCGATTGCCAAAACCGATGGCCACGCTCGCTGGATCGAGTGGCTAGACTAGCCTTCAGGCGCGACTCGAACGATAGTCCCTGGTACGAGTGAGGCGATGCACTTCTCGACTTGACCACAAGGCGCAACCACTGACGCTTTGCCCTGGCTGGCCGGTTTCAGAATCAGAATCGAGATTCTTCTTCCCGTCATGTTCTGTTCGGAAGGGATGTTATCATCGAGTGTAAGGAGGACGTCAAATCCGTTCTCTTCGGCTCTTCTCAAAAGCTCTCCATTCTTCGTGCCGCTCCAACCGAGGCGAGTAACACTTGAGCAGTCGTGAGATAAGAGATGATTGGCAAGACTGAACGGCATGTTTTCGTCGAACAGGAGTTTTATTAACTCGCCAATTCGATTCCGGCCTCAACACGGGTCCGGTCCTGTTGCCAACCGACGACCGTCAACGCTTGATCTCTGGAAACGGACGGATATTCCTGAACAAAATCGTCGACGCCCACTCCTTCGTCGAGGTTGTCTAAAAGAACGGTCAAAGGAACGCGAGTTCCAGCCAAGCATAGTTCACCGTGCATGACATCGGGATCCATGCTTAGCACTTTTTCAAGCCCTACTGGAATGACCATCTCAACCCTATTCTACGAGAAATGAGGAATTCAAAAACAAAAAAGACCCCCAAAATGGGAGCCTCAAATGTTTACGAACTTTAGAAAGCGGAGAAGAAGACAGTTTCGACCTAGATATGTCGGCCTCTGCAGTGCAGAAGCGAGTGCTTATCTTTTAAGGAGGTGATCCACCCACACCTTCCGGTACGGGTACCTTGTTACGACTTAGTCCCCCTTACCCCCCTCACCTTCGGCCGCTCCCTCCTTACGGTTAGGCCACGGACTTCGGGTGAAGACAATTCAGGTGACTTGACGGGCGGTGTGTACAAGACCCGGGAACGTATTCAACGCAGTATAGCTGACCTGCGTTTACTAGCGATTCCGCCTTTATGCAGTCGAGTTGCAGACTGCAATCTGAACTGGGGGCGTATTTTTGGGATTGGCTCCACCTCGCGGTATTGCTGCCCTTTGTTGCGCCCATTGTAGCATGTGTGTAGCCCCAGGCGTAAGAGCCATGCTGACTTGACGTCATCCACACCTTCCTCCGGCTTACACCGGCGGTCTCCTGTGAGTGCCCGACTTTACTCGCTGGTAACACAGGACGTGGGTTGCGCTCGTTGGCGGACTTAACCGTACACCTCACGGCACGAGCTGACGACAGCCATGCAACATCTGTCTTCACGTCTCCTTGTGAGAGAGGAGCCCCTTTCAGGGCTTTGCGATCGATGTCAAACCTGGGTAAGGTTCTTCGGTTAGTATCGAATTAAACCACATGCTCCACCGCTTGTGCGGGTCCCCGTCAATTCATTTGAGTTTCAACCTTGCGGCCGTAGTCCCCAGGCGGGATACTTAACGCGTTAGCTACGGTCACGAGAGGGGTCGATACCTCTCACGACTAGTATCCATCGTTTAGGGCGTGGACTACCAGGGTATCTAATCCTGTTTGCTACCCACGCTTTCGCTCCTCAGCGTCAGATAAAGCCCAGTAACCTGCCTTCGCCATGGGTGTTCCTCCTGATATCAACGCATTTCACCGCTACACCAGGAATTCCAGTTACCTCTGCTTTCCTCAAGTCTGCCAGTATGCGAAGCAGTTTCCGTGTTGAGCACTGGAGATTTCACTTCACACTTAACAGACCGCCTACGAGCTCTTTACGCCCAGTAAATCCGGACAACGCTTGCTCCCTACGTCTTACCGCGGCTGCTGGCACGTAGTTAGCCGGAGCTTATTCTTCAGGTACCGTCCTAAGTCTTTCCTGAAAAAAGGACTTTACAACCCTAAGGCCTTCATCGTCCACGCGGCGTCGCTGCATCAGGGTTTCCCCCATTGTGCAAGATTCCCAACTGCTGCCACCCGTAGGTGTGTGGGCCGTGTCCCAGTCCCACTCGTGCGGATCATCCTCTCAGACCCGCTACCCGTCGTCGGCTTGGTGAGCCATTACCTCACCAACTACCTGATAGGCCATGAGACGCTCCTTAAGCGAAAAACCATTTAATGGAATGGTGATGCCACCACTCCGCCACATCTGGTATTACGCCGGGTTTCCTCGGTATATCCCAGTCTTAAGGGCACGTTTCTCATGTATTACTACGCCGTTCGCCACTACCCCGAAGGGTCGTTCGACTTGCATGTTTTAGGCACGCCGCCAGCGTTCG encodes:
- a CDS encoding DUF2332 family protein, whose protein sequence is MPIILITVSSSLANRFITFSNECEGSSELYQNLSVRIAQDEDMLGLAATSREGQPEPNMLFGAVQYMLLTGKTNPLSRYFPSITMTPESPDMAFPAFRKFALQHQGEIEDLLGSKLVQTNEVQRSAYIFPAIVTTHRLFGDRPISMIEIGASAGFNLLWDQYSYQYDEDEPVGLLASSLKVTSSFQGDKRPDLSGGFPTINSRVGIDLNPVDLLDKDQITWLQALIWPEHFERRARFAKAARIAMVNPVNVIQGDAVELLPGQLAEIPATDVAYVYHTHVANQMSLEQRTKLFETIDEFGKKQDIVHLYNNVEPHFHATIYRNGERIDRPIAKTDGHARWIEWLD
- a CDS encoding DUF433 domain-containing protein; amino-acid sequence: MVIPVGLEKVLSMDPDVMHGELCLAGTRVPLTVLLDNLDEGVGVDDFVQEYPSVSRDQALTVVGWQQDRTRVEAGIELAS
- a CDS encoding methyltransferase domain-containing protein, which gives rise to MDSLTQEAIEHYLEGKEHGRLLTPHGKLEFERSKDILLRHLFQPPAKVLDLGGGTGHYSFWLANLGYEVHLVDAMESHIEVAKKLVQSYTLASISVGDARGTRFGDESFDMVLLFGPLYHLTERRDRIQALEEASRVLKPGGRIFAVGISRFASLFDGYFRGLIDDPNFQTIVDLDLVDGQHRNPTGHPDYFTTTKFHEPNELKGELQHAGFLDISLHGIEGPAWLMPNYAELAESPLNEKLMGHLREIEQQPSLLGMSAHIMAVGRKWLEPREIAQ